In the genome of Massilia sp. PAMC28688, one region contains:
- a CDS encoding Ku protein, giving the protein MARSLWKGAISFGLVHIPVEMHSAVRTNSLDLTMLDKRDFSPIGFKRYNKSNNKEVVWDDIVKGYEYSAGEYVVLSDEDLRRANVEATQTIDILAFVDAEQVPLLYYDQPYYLAPGKGGDKVYALLRETLRSAGKIGIANVVIRVKQHLCALVCVGDVIVMNTLRYDDEIRSTDDLKIPTSTAKNAAISDKELKMAMALVEGMSEEWKPEQYHDTYREDILALIEKKVAANQTKTITMPDKDSKPASSSNVIDLVSLLQQSLGGKKPAAKRGAASDDDEEDDKPAPKRKSSAKAANDEGDPDAAPPAKRKPAAKAAPAAKSKAAPAKAAPRRKTA; this is encoded by the coding sequence ATGGCACGCAGTTTATGGAAAGGCGCAATCAGCTTTGGGCTGGTGCATATTCCGGTCGAAATGCATTCGGCGGTGCGAACCAATTCGCTCGACCTGACCATGCTCGACAAGCGCGACTTCTCGCCCATTGGCTTCAAGCGCTACAACAAGAGCAATAACAAGGAGGTGGTCTGGGACGACATCGTCAAGGGCTACGAGTACAGCGCCGGCGAATACGTGGTGCTGTCGGACGAGGACCTGCGCCGGGCCAACGTGGAAGCAACCCAGACCATCGACATCCTGGCCTTTGTCGACGCCGAACAGGTGCCGCTGCTGTATTACGACCAGCCGTATTACCTGGCCCCCGGCAAGGGCGGCGACAAGGTCTACGCCCTGCTGCGCGAGACGCTGCGCAGCGCGGGCAAGATCGGCATCGCCAACGTGGTCATCCGCGTCAAGCAGCACTTGTGCGCGCTGGTGTGCGTGGGCGACGTGATCGTCATGAACACCCTGCGCTATGACGACGAGATCCGCTCCACCGACGACCTCAAGATCCCCACCTCCACGGCAAAGAACGCTGCCATCTCCGACAAGGAATTGAAGATGGCCATGGCCCTGGTGGAAGGGATGAGCGAGGAATGGAAGCCCGAGCAGTATCACGACACCTACCGCGAAGACATCCTGGCGCTGATCGAGAAAAAGGTCGCTGCCAACCAGACCAAGACCATCACCATGCCCGACAAGGACAGCAAGCCGGCCAGTTCGAGCAACGTCATCGACCTGGTATCGCTGCTGCAGCAAAGCCTGGGCGGCAAGAAGCCGGCCGCCAAGCGTGGCGCGGCCAGCGACGATGATGAGGAAGATGACAAGCCCGCTCCCAAGCGCAAGTCGAGCGCCAAGGCAGCCAATGATGAGGGCGACCCCGACGCGGCGCCGCCTGCCAAACGCAAACCGGCGGCTAAGGCCGCTCCCGCAGCAAAAAGCAAGGCAGCTCCGGCCAAGGCAGCGCCACGGCGCAAGACTGCCTGA
- a CDS encoding alpha/beta hydrolase, with translation MTLATAAINIRQLQAGGAAGPLEARLYAAGPATPRRDSLIVFFHSGGFVGGDLDEADHFLRHLAGCAGEHLVLASRYTLACERPFPAAAEDAHAVLGWARKNRVKLGWSGKHLVVAGIEAGANLAAVAALMARDRGRPALDGQILIMPMLDPGLSTCSMREIPVGASEACVAETCAASYRGYLPNAADRSHPYASPLQSSRLRNLPPALILSAEDDPLRDEAEQYGARLAACGVTATVKRMDAVPLLEPGARNECACQSQALREIAGFLGALQEAVCLP, from the coding sequence ATGACGCTGGCGACTGCCGCCATCAATATCCGGCAGCTGCAGGCCGGTGGTGCCGCCGGCCCGCTTGAGGCGCGGCTGTACGCGGCCGGGCCGGCTACGCCGCGCCGTGACAGCCTGATTGTATTTTTTCACAGTGGTGGCTTTGTGGGTGGTGATCTCGATGAGGCCGACCACTTCCTGCGTCACCTGGCCGGTTGCGCGGGCGAGCATCTGGTACTGGCATCGCGCTACACGCTCGCTTGCGAACGGCCATTTCCCGCTGCAGCCGAAGACGCTCATGCGGTTCTTGGCTGGGCCCGCAAAAACAGGGTAAAGCTGGGCTGGAGCGGCAAGCACCTGGTCGTGGCCGGCATTGAAGCGGGCGCCAACCTCGCTGCTGTGGCTGCGCTGATGGCGCGCGACCGGGGGCGGCCGGCGCTGGACGGCCAGATCTTGATCATGCCCATGCTCGATCCCGGTCTGTCCACCTGTTCCATGCGCGAAATTCCCGTGGGTGCCAGCGAGGCATGCGTGGCCGAGACCTGCGCCGCCAGCTACCGGGGCTATTTGCCCAACGCGGCCGACCGCAGCCATCCGTATGCGTCGCCGCTGCAGTCGAGCCGGCTGCGCAACCTGCCGCCGGCCCTGATTTTGTCGGCCGAGGACGATCCTCTGCGCGATGAGGCTGAACAATACGGCGCGCGTCTGGCAGCCTGTGGTGTCACGGCCACCGTCAAGCGCATGGATGCGGTGCCGCTGCTGGAGCCGGGCGCTCGCAACGAGTGTGCCTGCCAGTCACAGGCGCTGCGCGAGATCGCGGGTTTCCTCGGTGCGCTGCAGGAAGCGGTTTGCCTGCCCTGA
- the ligD gene encoding DNA ligase D, whose protein sequence is MPDPLKVYKSKRNFAITSEPAEGGEQGKDALTFVIQKHWASRLHYDFRLELDGTMKSWAVPKGPSYDPKDKRMAVHVEDHPISYSSFEGTIPEKQYGAGKVIIWDKGTWSPLDDPHQGYEAGNLKFEMHGHKMQGKWVLIRMKGKGEKQEPWLLIKEKDDLARPAAEFSVVDELPDSVKALPMPGAKKKPAAKKAGARKAAAPAEDVLAEQVPARKTAAAKGAAKPARPARAGKATVPAEAVKAALPDSLSPELATLVDKPPHDPSDWIFEIKFDGYRMLARVEGKDIKLFTRNGHNWSHKLPTLHAAMLKAKLPDGWYDGEIVVHDEQGKPNFGLLQMAFDGSNTADILFFMFDAPYLNGYDMREVPLEARRAMLGQVLKKSASPALRFSEEFGSDPEELVLAACKLGLEGVIGKKRDSRYVQRRSPEWIKLKCGLRQEFVIAGFTDPQGSRAGIGSLLLGAHDDNGVLQYAGNVGTGFNEATLRELKKKLDALATDVSPFPPKAVAGRKHHWVKPRLIAEVSFAEWTSSGSVRHAVFQGLREDKPANNIGREKATHVEEIVAATTSTTSTTAGKKKTKQEPAAPQGKLPADFKITNGERLIDEQSGATKLDLVRYYALVGSLMMEHLKGRPVSLVRAPAGVGGELFFQKHADVAKLPGMKQMAPELDPEHPPMLEVGSEKGILSAAQWNVVEFHTQNATGKSYEAPNRMVFDLDPGEGVEFGAMREAAQLMHAFLDQLGLPSFLKTSGGKGLHVVVPLKGGLDWDTVKDFSQAIVRHLASQLPDRFAFKSGPKNRVGKIFIDYLRNGQGATTACAWSARVRPGLGISVPVAWDELPNLKAGDQWNVKNAHTRLDRGNEPWSGYAKAAKTLTAAMKKMDFKPE, encoded by the coding sequence ATGCCCGATCCCCTCAAGGTTTACAAGTCCAAACGCAACTTTGCCATTACGTCCGAACCGGCAGAAGGAGGCGAACAAGGCAAGGATGCGCTGACCTTTGTCATCCAGAAGCACTGGGCCAGCCGGCTGCATTACGACTTTCGGCTTGAACTCGACGGCACCATGAAAAGCTGGGCCGTGCCCAAGGGTCCCAGTTATGACCCCAAGGACAAGCGCATGGCCGTGCATGTGGAAGACCATCCCATCTCCTATTCCAGTTTCGAGGGCACCATCCCTGAAAAGCAGTACGGCGCGGGCAAGGTGATCATTTGGGACAAGGGTACCTGGTCGCCGCTCGATGATCCGCACCAGGGTTACGAGGCCGGCAATCTCAAGTTCGAGATGCATGGCCACAAGATGCAGGGGAAGTGGGTCCTGATCCGCATGAAGGGCAAGGGCGAAAAGCAGGAGCCGTGGCTGCTGATCAAGGAAAAGGATGATCTGGCCCGTCCGGCAGCGGAGTTTTCCGTCGTCGACGAGCTGCCCGACAGCGTGAAAGCCTTGCCCATGCCTGGTGCGAAGAAAAAGCCGGCAGCGAAAAAGGCCGGCGCCAGGAAAGCGGCGGCACCGGCGGAGGACGTCCTGGCCGAGCAGGTCCCCGCCCGGAAAACTGCCGCGGCAAAAGGGGCCGCAAAGCCAGCGCGGCCAGCCAGGGCCGGCAAGGCTACCGTGCCCGCCGAAGCAGTCAAGGCTGCGCTGCCGGACAGCCTGTCGCCGGAACTGGCAACGCTGGTCGACAAGCCACCCCATGATCCGAGCGACTGGATTTTTGAAATCAAGTTCGACGGCTACCGCATGCTGGCCCGGGTCGAGGGCAAGGACATCAAGCTGTTTACCCGCAATGGCCATAACTGGTCGCACAAGCTGCCCACCCTGCACGCCGCCATGCTCAAGGCGAAGCTGCCGGACGGCTGGTATGACGGTGAAATCGTGGTCCACGACGAGCAGGGCAAGCCCAATTTCGGCCTGCTGCAGATGGCCTTTGATGGCTCCAACACGGCCGACATCCTGTTTTTCATGTTCGACGCGCCTTACCTCAATGGCTACGACATGCGCGAGGTTCCGCTCGAAGCGCGCCGCGCCATGCTGGGCCAGGTGCTGAAAAAATCCGCTTCGCCCGCCTTGCGCTTTAGCGAGGAATTCGGATCGGACCCGGAAGAACTGGTGCTGGCGGCCTGCAAACTGGGGCTGGAAGGCGTGATCGGCAAAAAGCGCGATTCGCGCTATGTGCAGCGCCGCTCGCCCGAATGGATCAAGCTCAAATGCGGGTTGCGGCAGGAATTCGTCATTGCCGGCTTTACCGACCCGCAGGGATCACGCGCCGGTATCGGCTCGCTGCTGCTGGGCGCGCACGACGACAATGGCGTGCTGCAGTACGCCGGCAACGTGGGCACGGGCTTTAATGAAGCGACGCTGCGCGAGCTGAAGAAAAAGCTCGATGCGCTGGCCACCGACGTCAGCCCGTTCCCGCCCAAGGCGGTAGCCGGGCGCAAGCATCACTGGGTCAAGCCACGGCTGATTGCGGAAGTGAGCTTCGCCGAGTGGACTTCGTCAGGCTCGGTGCGCCACGCCGTGTTCCAGGGACTGCGCGAAGACAAGCCGGCTAACAACATCGGCCGCGAGAAGGCCACACATGTGGAGGAAATCGTGGCAGCGACGACATCGACGACATCGACGACAGCGGGCAAGAAAAAGACAAAGCAGGAACCGGCGGCGCCGCAAGGCAAGCTTCCGGCCGACTTCAAGATCACCAATGGCGAGCGCCTGATTGATGAGCAAAGCGGCGCCACCAAGCTTGACCTGGTGCGCTACTACGCGCTGGTGGGCAGCCTGATGATGGAGCACCTGAAGGGACGCCCCGTATCGCTGGTTCGCGCGCCGGCGGGTGTGGGAGGCGAACTGTTTTTCCAGAAGCACGCCGATGTGGCCAAGCTGCCCGGCATGAAGCAGATGGCGCCGGAACTGGACCCGGAGCATCCGCCCATGCTGGAAGTGGGCAGTGAAAAAGGGATTCTGTCGGCCGCGCAGTGGAATGTGGTGGAGTTCCATACCCAGAACGCGACCGGCAAATCCTACGAGGCGCCCAATCGCATGGTGTTCGACCTGGACCCGGGCGAAGGCGTGGAGTTCGGCGCCATGCGCGAGGCGGCCCAGCTGATGCACGCCTTCCTCGACCAGCTGGGCCTGCCCTCGTTCCTCAAGACCAGCGGCGGCAAGGGCCTGCACGTGGTGGTGCCGCTCAAGGGAGGGCTGGACTGGGACACGGTGAAGGATTTTTCGCAGGCCATCGTGCGGCACCTGGCGTCGCAGCTGCCGGACCGCTTTGCCTTCAAGAGCGGCCCGAAAAACCGGGTGGGGAAAATCTTCATCGACTACCTGCGTAACGGGCAGGGCGCCACCACGGCATGCGCCTGGTCGGCCCGGGTGCGGCCGGGACTGGGCATTTCGGTGCCGGTGGCATGGGATGAACTGCCCAACCTCAAGGCGGGCGACCAGTGGAATGTGAAGAACGCCCACACCCGGCTTGACCGCGGCAACGAACCCTGGTCCGGTTATGCCAAGGCGGCCAAGACGCTGACCGCGGCCATGAAGAAAATGGACTTCAAGCCGGAGTAG
- a CDS encoding sensor histidine kinase, translated as MTHVRLGTFIHENMEAILQAWEDFARTIEPPALTMDDAELRDHARQMLHVIAKDLSTPQSDHESVEKSKGKAKRAHPDSAAEIHAEARLLSGFTVVQLVSEYRALRASVLTLWGKLPQDTRDTDMDDVTRFNEAVDQALAESVARYAQMVKQTQNMFLAILGHDLRNPLGTIVTATGFLMQAVDIPAKYVLVATRMFNSAQRMSRLINDLIDFTRTHLGPGIPVKLKQANLSRVCQEVVDELRTYHPERRIDLSMQDHLDAIFDESRIAQVLSNLIGNAIQYGSGDKPVIVVMSKLENDVRITVNNRGKAIEQNKLAAVFDPFVRIAATHSPGFTERTSLGIGLFIARQIVHAHGGELTVSSDKASGTTFTLVIPLVPAAFSEPREYEE; from the coding sequence ATGACCCACGTCCGTCTCGGGACCTTCATCCACGAAAACATGGAGGCTATCCTGCAGGCATGGGAAGACTTCGCCCGCACCATCGAGCCACCGGCACTGACCATGGACGACGCAGAGCTGCGCGACCATGCGCGCCAGATGCTGCATGTGATCGCCAAGGACCTGAGCACGCCACAGTCCGACCATGAGAGTGTGGAAAAGTCCAAGGGCAAGGCCAAGCGCGCCCACCCTGACTCGGCGGCGGAAATTCATGCCGAGGCACGCCTGCTGTCCGGCTTTACGGTCGTCCAGCTGGTCTCTGAATACCGCGCCCTGCGCGCCAGCGTACTGACCCTGTGGGGCAAACTGCCCCAGGATACGCGCGATACCGACATGGATGATGTGACGCGCTTTAACGAAGCGGTGGACCAGGCACTGGCTGAATCGGTGGCCCGCTATGCGCAGATGGTCAAGCAAACCCAGAACATGTTCCTCGCCATCCTGGGGCACGACCTGCGCAATCCCCTGGGCACCATCGTCACTGCCACCGGCTTTTTGATGCAGGCGGTCGATATTCCGGCCAAGTACGTGCTGGTGGCCACGCGCATGTTCAACAGTGCGCAGCGCATGAGCCGCCTGATCAACGACCTGATCGACTTTACCCGCACCCATCTGGGCCCCGGCATCCCGGTCAAGCTCAAGCAGGCCAACCTGTCGCGCGTGTGCCAGGAAGTGGTGGACGAATTGCGCACCTATCATCCGGAGCGGCGCATCGACCTGTCGATGCAGGATCATCTCGATGCCATCTTCGACGAGAGCCGCATCGCACAAGTGCTGTCCAACCTCATTGGCAACGCCATTCAGTACGGTTCCGGTGACAAGCCGGTCATTGTCGTGATGAGCAAGCTGGAAAACGACGTCAGGATCACTGTCAACAACCGCGGCAAGGCGATCGAGCAGAACAAGCTGGCCGCGGTGTTCGACCCTTTCGTACGCATCGCCGCCACCCACTCCCCCGGTTTCACCGAGAGGACCAGCCTTGGCATCGGCCTGTTCATCGCCCGCCAGATCGTGCATGCCCACGGCGGCGAGCTGACGGTGTCGTCCGACAAGGCGTCCGGCACCACCTTCACCCTGGTCATTCCCCTGGTGCCGGCAGCGTTTTCCGAGCCGCGGGAATACGAGGAATAA
- a CDS encoding DVUA0089 family protein produces the protein MTLKKIAAIFALALSASAASAADFSFTGNFTYDNDVQSFSFVVGADSDVSLRSWSYAGGVNAAGQSIARGGFDPILALFDSNGNKIAEQDDANCPNVAADAVTGECYDTFYTKNLAAGTYTVTIMQFDNFARNSLAEGFLYDGVQHRQFRDGFVDAADDKRTNLWAFDILNVNAASLPPGEVPEPASLALLGLGLAGVAAARRRKAA, from the coding sequence ATGACCCTGAAAAAAATCGCCGCCATCTTTGCCCTTGCCCTGTCCGCTTCCGCCGCCAGCGCTGCCGACTTCTCCTTCACCGGCAACTTCACTTACGATAACGACGTGCAGTCGTTCTCGTTTGTTGTTGGCGCTGATTCGGATGTGAGCCTGCGCAGCTGGTCGTACGCCGGTGGCGTCAATGCAGCCGGCCAGAGCATCGCACGCGGTGGCTTTGATCCCATCCTGGCACTGTTCGATTCCAACGGCAACAAGATCGCCGAACAAGACGATGCCAACTGCCCCAACGTGGCTGCCGATGCCGTGACCGGCGAATGCTACGACACGTTTTACACCAAGAACCTGGCTGCCGGAACCTACACCGTGACGATCATGCAGTTCGATAACTTTGCCCGCAATTCGCTGGCCGAAGGCTTCCTGTATGACGGCGTGCAGCACCGCCAGTTCCGTGACGGCTTCGTCGACGCCGCCGATGACAAGCGCACCAACCTGTGGGCCTTCGACATCCTGAACGTCAATGCAGCATCGCTCCCACCAGGCGAAGTACCTGAGCCAGCGTCGCTGGCACTGCTGGGCCTGGGCCTGGCAGGCGTGGCAGCTGCCCGCCGCCGCAAAGCTGCCTGA
- a CDS encoding D-2-hydroxyacid dehydrogenase: MHKIVFLDRDSLEAQLRCPAFEHEWTEYGATKAGQVAERLRDATIAITNKVALREADIAALPQLKMVAIAATGTDNVDLAACRARGIVVANIRDYALVTVPEHVFTLILALRRRLLDYARDVAAGRWQQSSRFCLLDHPISDLAGSRLGIIGYGTLGRRVAAIGRAFGMQVCASSRTPVAEPDVIDLPLPELLATCDVVSLHLPLTAQTRGMIGAAQLARMKRSALLINTARGGLVDEAALADALREGSIGGAGFDVLSQEPPVDGNPLLDPGLPNFILTPHVAWASAGAMQTLADMLMDNIEAFARGQPINAL, translated from the coding sequence ATGCACAAGATTGTCTTTCTCGACCGCGACAGCCTGGAGGCGCAGCTGCGTTGCCCCGCCTTTGAACATGAGTGGACCGAATACGGTGCCACCAAAGCGGGCCAGGTGGCCGAGCGCCTGCGCGATGCCACCATTGCCATCACCAACAAGGTGGCGCTGCGCGAAGCGGACATTGCCGCCCTGCCGCAGCTGAAGATGGTGGCCATTGCCGCCACCGGCACCGACAACGTGGACCTGGCAGCGTGCCGGGCGCGCGGCATAGTCGTTGCCAATATCCGCGACTACGCCCTGGTCACGGTGCCGGAACATGTGTTCACCCTGATCCTGGCCCTGCGCCGCCGTCTGCTGGACTATGCGCGCGATGTCGCGGCCGGGCGCTGGCAGCAATCGAGCCGTTTCTGCCTGCTCGACCATCCCATCAGCGACCTGGCCGGCAGCCGGCTGGGCATCATCGGCTACGGCACCCTGGGGCGGCGCGTGGCGGCCATCGGTCGCGCCTTTGGCATGCAGGTGTGCGCTAGCTCGCGCACGCCGGTGGCCGAGCCGGACGTGATCGACCTGCCCCTGCCCGAACTGCTCGCCACCTGCGACGTCGTCAGCCTGCACCTGCCCCTGACGGCGCAAACGCGCGGCATGATCGGCGCCGCGCAGCTGGCACGCATGAAGCGCAGCGCGCTGTTGATCAACACGGCGCGCGGCGGCCTGGTGGACGAAGCGGCCCTGGCCGATGCGCTGCGCGAGGGCAGCATCGGCGGCGCCGGCTTTGACGTGCTGAGCCAGGAACCGCCCGTCGATGGCAATCCCCTGCTCGACCCTGGCCTGCCCAACTTCATCCTGACGCCGCACGTGGCCTGGGCCAGCGCCGGTGCCATGCAAACCCTGGCTGACATGCTGATGGATAACATCGAAGCCTTCGCGCGCGGGCAGCCGATCAATGCGCTGTAA
- a CDS encoding LysR family transcriptional regulator → MNKLQAMEVFVQVVDAGGFTRAAENMQLPKATVSTLVQTLEQTLQTRLLHRTTRQVSVTSDGAAYYERCLRILADVRDAEESLSNNRASPSGRLRVDVATSMANDIIIPALPGFFERYPDIRLDLGCSDRPVDLIEEGVDCAVRGGQLGDSALIARRIGVLHFVTAATPAYLDRHGRPQHPHDLAQHRCINYFSSRTGKIMDWDFMRGDETLYVPVPACLAVNDSTVHLTAGLRGLGIIQMPHYLMAPLEASGQMEVVLRDWTSEPLPINVVYPQNRHLSAKVRVFVEWVADLFLTDARLRYPPD, encoded by the coding sequence ATGAACAAACTGCAAGCAATGGAAGTATTCGTTCAGGTGGTCGATGCGGGCGGCTTCACGCGCGCGGCGGAAAACATGCAGCTGCCGAAGGCGACCGTGTCCACCCTTGTCCAGACACTCGAACAAACGTTGCAAACCCGGCTGCTGCACCGCACCACGCGCCAGGTGAGCGTGACCTCCGATGGCGCCGCCTATTACGAACGCTGCCTGCGCATCTTGGCCGACGTACGCGATGCAGAAGAGTCGCTGTCCAACAATCGCGCCTCGCCCAGCGGCCGCCTGCGGGTCGATGTGGCCACTTCCATGGCCAACGACATCATCATCCCGGCCTTGCCCGGTTTTTTTGAGCGCTACCCGGACATCCGGCTCGATCTTGGCTGCAGCGACAGGCCGGTGGACCTGATCGAGGAAGGCGTCGATTGCGCCGTCCGCGGCGGCCAGCTGGGCGACTCGGCGCTCATTGCGCGGCGCATCGGCGTACTCCACTTTGTCACAGCGGCCACGCCCGCCTACCTGGACCGGCATGGCCGCCCGCAGCATCCACATGACCTGGCGCAGCACCGCTGCATCAATTATTTTTCTTCGCGCACCGGCAAGATCATGGACTGGGATTTCATGCGCGGCGACGAAACACTCTATGTGCCGGTGCCGGCCTGCCTGGCCGTGAATGATTCGACTGTGCACTTGACGGCGGGCCTGCGTGGTCTTGGCATCATCCAGATGCCGCACTACCTGATGGCGCCATTGGAAGCGAGCGGCCAGATGGAAGTGGTGCTGCGCGACTGGACCAGCGAGCCGCTGCCGATCAACGTCGTGTATCCGCAAAACCGCCACCTGTCGGCCAAGGTGCGTGTCTTCGTCGAGTGGGTGGCCGACCTGTTCCTGACCGATGCGCGCCTGCGCTACCCGCCGGACTAG
- a CDS encoding sigma-70 family RNA polymerase sigma factor encodes MPTATPDEELMMRYREGDLRAFEELYGRHRLGLYRFVSWRSPRADWVDEIVQDSWASLHHARGRYRPDATFRTYLYQIARNRLLDLVRQHQDVLAAELGTGTDGRDTFDGLADAAHDGATPEAALVHKQQASRLHGAINGLPPEQKEALVLQQFSGMSLEEISLVVVAPVETVKSRLRYAMRKLREGSLCNEG; translated from the coding sequence ATGCCGACTGCCACGCCCGATGAAGAATTGATGATGCGTTATCGCGAGGGCGACCTGCGGGCGTTCGAGGAGCTGTACGGCAGGCACAGGCTCGGCTTGTACCGCTTTGTTTCATGGCGCTCACCCCGTGCAGACTGGGTCGACGAAATTGTGCAGGACAGCTGGGCCAGCCTGCATCATGCACGCGGGCGCTACCGGCCGGACGCCACTTTCCGTACTTATCTCTACCAGATCGCCCGCAATCGCCTGCTGGACCTTGTGCGCCAGCACCAGGATGTGCTGGCCGCCGAGCTGGGGACGGGAACCGATGGGCGCGACACGTTTGACGGCCTGGCCGATGCAGCGCACGATGGCGCCACGCCCGAGGCGGCCCTGGTCCACAAGCAGCAGGCCAGCCGCTTGCATGGTGCCATCAACGGCCTGCCGCCCGAGCAGAAGGAGGCCCTCGTGCTGCAACAGTTCTCCGGTATGAGCCTGGAAGAAATTTCCTTGGTGGTGGTGGCGCCCGTTGAAACGGTCAAGAGCCGGCTGCGCTATGCCATGCGCAAGCTGCGCGAAGGGAGCCTGTGCAATGAAGGATGA
- a CDS encoding ATP-binding protein, whose product MQRDSGSVRSKLILMAVSTTLVALLAASIAMLLYDLRTFKQYWVDDLMTQADIIASVTAPALAFNDARTAQQNLAVLRVRPQILASAIYTAGGSRFAAYAQGAGDATYPARPGVPGYSIANGELTVYHNIVDNGEVLGTVYLRARYGLIDRMLSYAGILGVVLLGSLVIAAFVASRLQKSITDPLLAVTGVAREVMQRRDFSLRVQGNNRGEIGVLVAAFNDMLAEIGRRSHALQEANLTLEHEMQVRHRAEEALLVADRRKDEFLATLAHELRNPLAPIRTGLDILRIRSGDAQATQRATDIMERQLRQMVRLVDDLLDVSRINTGKFAIKMGRVELKAVVNDALEVVRSYIELHGHELVIDLPDRPVFLHGDATRLAQILSNLLNNAAKYTNRGGRVSLSARVEDRNLIITVADNGIGIARDMLHQVFEMFVQVDSTLERTNAGLGVGLSLARRLVELHGGTIEADSPGINRGSEFIVRLPIVVEPELPAKSTPATFMTSETYRILLADDNVDFVNSIGALLSAMGHSVVITHNGPDALTAAARFCPDYAFLDIGLPQMSGYDLARGIRRLSCGAMTMLIAVTGWGQEKDRQLAFEAGFDHHMVKPVRFEQIEEILSNRTVVKKART is encoded by the coding sequence ATGCAACGCGACAGCGGATCCGTGCGCAGCAAGCTGATTCTGATGGCGGTGTCGACCACGCTGGTGGCCCTGCTGGCCGCCTCCATCGCCATGCTGCTCTACGACCTGCGCACCTTCAAGCAGTATTGGGTGGACGACCTGATGACCCAGGCCGACATTATCGCCAGTGTCACCGCGCCGGCCCTCGCGTTCAACGATGCCCGCACCGCCCAGCAGAACCTGGCCGTGCTGCGGGTGCGTCCGCAAATTTTGGCCAGCGCCATCTACACCGCCGGCGGCAGCCGCTTTGCCGCCTATGCCCAGGGCGCCGGCGATGCGACGTATCCGGCCCGTCCCGGCGTGCCCGGCTACAGCATCGCCAATGGCGAACTGACCGTGTACCACAATATTGTCGACAATGGCGAGGTGCTCGGCACGGTCTACCTGCGTGCACGCTACGGTCTGATTGACCGCATGCTCAGCTACGCAGGCATCCTGGGCGTGGTGCTGCTGGGTTCTCTCGTGATTGCCGCCTTTGTCGCCTCGCGCCTGCAAAAGAGCATCACCGATCCGCTGCTGGCCGTGACCGGCGTGGCGCGTGAAGTGATGCAGCGGCGCGACTTCAGCCTGCGCGTACAGGGCAACAACCGCGGCGAAATCGGGGTGCTGGTGGCAGCCTTCAACGACATGCTGGCCGAGATCGGGCGCCGCTCGCACGCGCTGCAGGAGGCCAATCTCACGCTGGAACATGAGATGCAGGTGCGCCACCGGGCCGAGGAGGCGCTGCTCGTGGCCGACCGCCGCAAGGATGAATTCCTCGCCACCCTGGCCCATGAGCTGCGCAATCCGCTGGCGCCGATCCGCACCGGCCTCGATATCCTGCGCATTCGCAGCGGCGACGCCCAGGCCACCCAGCGCGCCACCGATATCATGGAACGCCAGCTGCGCCAGATGGTGCGCCTGGTCGACGATCTGCTCGACGTCTCGCGCATCAATACCGGCAAGTTCGCCATCAAGATGGGCCGGGTCGAACTGAAGGCGGTGGTCAACGATGCGCTGGAAGTGGTGCGCTCGTATATCGAACTGCATGGCCACGAGCTGGTTATCGACCTGCCGGACCGGCCCGTGTTCTTGCATGGCGACGCGACGCGCCTGGCGCAGATTCTGTCCAACCTGCTCAACAACGCAGCCAAGTACACCAATCGCGGCGGGCGCGTGAGTCTGTCGGCCCGGGTTGAAGACCGCAATCTGATCATTACCGTGGCCGATAACGGCATCGGTATCGCACGCGACATGCTGCACCAGGTGTTCGAGATGTTCGTGCAGGTCGATTCCACGCTTGAACGCACCAATGCGGGCCTGGGCGTGGGCCTGTCGCTGGCGCGCCGGCTGGTGGAGCTGCATGGCGGTACCATCGAGGCGGACAGTCCCGGCATCAACCGCGGCAGCGAATTCATTGTCAGGCTGCCGATCGTGGTGGAGCCGGAATTGCCGGCCAAGTCGACGCCGGCCACTTTCATGACCTCGGAAACCTATCGCATCCTGCTCGCCGACGACAACGTGGACTTCGTCAACAGCATCGGCGCGCTGCTCTCGGCCATGGGACACAGCGTCGTCATCACCCATAATGGGCCGGACGCGCTCACCGCCGCCGCGCGCTTTTGCCCTGACTATGCCTTCCTCGACATCGGGTTGCCGCAAATGTCGGGCTATGATCTGGCACGCGGGATCCGGCGCCTGTCGTGCGGCGCCATGACCATGCTCATTGCCGTTACCGGCTGGGGCCAGGAGAAGGATCGCCAGCTTGCCTTCGAGGCAGGCTTCGATCACCACATGGTCAAGCCGGTGCGCTTCGAGCAGATTGAAGAAATCCTCAGCAACCGGACCGTCGTCAAGAAAGCGCGTACCTGA